The window CGGCGTCGACGTCGGTAAGGCCCCGCACGCGGCGGATCTCGGTGAAGATCCAGTTGACGTGCTGCTGGGCGCTCTCCAGCACCGCGAGCTCCCGCTTGTAGACGGGGCTGACGTTGGCCGCGGCGGCCGCCCGCCGCTCGTCGGTGAGGATGCGGTTGTACACGGGCCGCGGAGCGCGCACGCTCCGCGGGGCGATGTCGCCCACCTGCACGTCGAGACGCTTCGGGGAGGACAGGTTCCCCAGCGCCAGAGTCAGGAGCGCGAAGAAGAGAACCCCCCAGACCACCTTGCGTACTCGGGAGTTCTTCCAGCGATTCTGTCGGGTCAGGTTCTCCACACGTTCACGGATCTGTTGCCATATACGCATAGATCTGATGTGGGAGGGTCTGGCTTTACCGTCCCCCTACCTCCCATCTCTGTCTAGGTCTCCGCCCCACCCGGCTGACCGGCCCGGGGCCGAGGCGGAAGCAAGCCAGTCCCACCGCCCCCTGCGGCCTCGTAGGCCTTGATGATCAGCTGGACGAGGTCGTTGCGCACCACATCGCGTTCGGTCAGGTAATAGAAGCTGATGCCCGGGACGTTGCGCAGGATCCGCTGAACCTCGACGAGGCCCGAACGGGTCCCCTCGGGCAGGTCGATCTGCGTGACGTCGCCGGTCACGACGATGCGGGAACCGAAGCCCATGCGCGTGAGGAACATCTTCATCTGCTCGGGCGTGGTGTTCTGCGCCTCGTCGAGGATGATGAACGAATCGTCCAGCGTGCGGCCCCGCATGAAGGCGAGGGGGGCCACCTCGATGACGCCCCGGTCCAGCAGCCGCTCGTACGTCTCTGAACCCATGATGTCGAATAAGGCGTCGTAGAGCGGGCGCAGATAGGGGTCGACCTTCTGCTGCATGTCGCCGGGCAGGAAGCCGAGCTTCTCACCCGCCTCCACGGCCGGGCGGGTGAGGATGATGCGGGCGACCTCCTTGGCCTTGAAGGCCGCCACGGCCACGGCCATCGCCAGGTAGGTCTTCCCGGTGCCCGCCGGCCCGATGCCGAAGGTGACGCCGCTGCGGCGGATGGCGTCGACGTACTCCTTCTGCCCCAGGGTCTTGGGCCGGATCTGCTTGCCCCGATACGTCGTGACGATCACGTCGGTGAACGCCTCGGCCAGCGGCTTCTCGTCCCCCTCGCTGGCCAGGCGGACCGCATAGCGCACGTCGCGTTCCGTCACCCGTCCCCCCCGGTCCTGGATGGCGGTCAGCCGCTCGAACAGCCGCATCACGCGGCCGACCTCCGCCTCCGGTCCCTTCACGATCACCTCGTTGCCCCTGGGCACGAGCAGTACGTTAAAGCTCTCTTCAATATGTCGCAGATGCGAGTCGTTCAACCCGAACAGCTCGCGCGCCCTGGCGTTGTCTGCAATCAGTACCCGCCGTTCCAGGGTCTCATCCAACCCGGTCACCTGCCCATGGTTATCATCGGCCCCTCCAGGGGGGCGGAGACCTCTTCGATCGTCTCGACCGTGACCAGGATTCCGGCATAACCGCCTTCCTGCTGAACGACTCTGGCCTGGAGCGGGGTGGCGATGCGGTCGTTCGGCCCCAGCATCCAGGCCAGGCGGCGCTCCATGGCGGCGCGCGCCCGCTCCGTCAGCACGTCCACCGGCACCGGCTCGGCCCGTGTCGTGACCTCCGCGACCTCACGAATCACGAGTTCGACAGGTGGCTTCCAATTCCTCCACTCGCCCGGGGAGATGGTCCGGGTGGAGACCTCGTAGTCCGCGTACGGAACGGGTCCGCGCCCGCGAAGTATTATGGACCGGCCGTTCCAGTTCAAAACCCACTGGGCGTACCGCCTGCCGGTTGGCTCCTTCACCTCTTCCACCAGCGGGTACTCATAATACTGCTGGTAGGCCACCCGTGCGCGCACGGTGGCCTGGGCGACGACGGTGCGCGCCAGATCCTCCCGGGGCGGCAGCGGCATGCCCGGGATGACGGCCGGCCGGCCGCCGGCCCAGTAGCGCAGGGCGCACTCCACCAGCATGTCGCCGGCCTGCACCACGTCCCCCTTCTTCACCAGCGGCTCCCCCTGGAAGGGGATCACCTGCTCCACGACGCCGGACTTCCGGGCGACCAGGTGGACGCAGAGCGCCTGATCCGGCGGGGTTACCGCGCCCTTCTCCACCACCTCGATCACGGCACGGGTCCCGTCGACCCGGACCACCGCCCAGGAGATCTCCTCGACCTTCGCCTTCAGGTGCTGCTCCACCTGGTCGGGGTCGACCCGGGCCTTCCAGGCGCCGCGGCGCAGCCCCGCCTCCGCCGCCACCGCCAGCACGGCCCGCGGGTCGAGGAAGCCGGGGCCGCTGATGCGCACGTCCACCACCCAGAGGTGGCTCCCCGCCCAGACCAGCACGGCCAGGCCGCCGACGGCGCCCGCCAGGAGGAAGGGCCGCCGCCGCACCCGCCGCGCCAGGAACGGCAGCCCCCGCCGCTCCCGGACGCGCACCCGGCAGCGGCTGGCCCGCGCGATGGGACGGAGGTGGAAGAAGTCAGGGAGCATCATGGTCGCCTGCATGCGTTCGGGCCACCGGCGCACGTCCCACAGCCGGATGTCCGCCTCCAGGCAGAGGTTGAGGAACTGCTCGACCGCACCGCCCGACACTTCGATGCGGAGCGTGCCCAGGGCGTACCGCAGAATCCGCCGCAGCATGTCACGCCCCGCCCCCTTCCGGCGGGACGTACCGCAGCCCGCTGATCCGCCCGTGCAGCACCACCTGGTCCGGCGACAGGTAGCCGATGCGCAGGTCGTCGCCGTCGATGGCCATCCGCCCGTCGTGCACCTTCACCACCACCCGGTCGGGCCGGTACTCCACCAGCCCCCGGTGGTTCTCCACCACCAGCTCGGCGCTGCCGATCAGGGTCGCCCGGGGCACGTCCAACACCACGTCGCCCGGCAGCTCCAGGAGCGCGACCAGCCGCTCCCTCAGCCTGCTCCGCCGCTGCTGCAAGGGGCCACC of the Symbiobacterium terraclitae genome contains:
- a CDS encoding PhoH family protein is translated as MDETLERRVLIADNARARELFGLNDSHLRHIEESFNVLLVPRGNEVIVKGPEAEVGRVMRLFERLTAIQDRGGRVTERDVRYAVRLASEGDEKPLAEAFTDVIVTTYRGKQIRPKTLGQKEYVDAIRRSGVTFGIGPAGTGKTYLAMAVAVAAFKAKEVARIILTRPAVEAGEKLGFLPGDMQQKVDPYLRPLYDALFDIMGSETYERLLDRGVIEVAPLAFMRGRTLDDSFIILDEAQNTTPEQMKMFLTRMGFGSRIVVTGDVTQIDLPEGTRSGLVEVQRILRNVPGISFYYLTERDVVRNDLVQLIIKAYEAAGGGGTGLLPPRPRAGQPGGAET
- the yqfD gene encoding sporulation protein YqfD, whose product is MLRRILRYALGTLRIEVSGGAVEQFLNLCLEADIRLWDVRRWPERMQATMMLPDFFHLRPIARASRCRVRVRERRGLPFLARRVRRRPFLLAGAVGGLAVLVWAGSHLWVVDVRISGPGFLDPRAVLAVAAEAGLRRGAWKARVDPDQVEQHLKAKVEEISWAVVRVDGTRAVIEVVEKGAVTPPDQALCVHLVARKSGVVEQVIPFQGEPLVKKGDVVQAGDMLVECALRYWAGGRPAVIPGMPLPPREDLARTVVAQATVRARVAYQQYYEYPLVEEVKEPTGRRYAQWVLNWNGRSIILRGRGPVPYADYEVSTRTISPGEWRNWKPPVELVIREVAEVTTRAEPVPVDVLTERARAAMERRLAWMLGPNDRIATPLQARVVQQEGGYAGILVTVETIEEVSAPLEGPMITMGR
- the yqfC gene encoding sporulation protein YqfC — protein: MQQRRSRLRERLVALLELPGDVVLDVPRATLIGSAELVVENHRGLVEYRPDRVVVKVHDGRMAIDGDDLRIGYLSPDQVVLHGRISGLRYVPPEGGGA